DNA from Roseimicrobium sp. ORNL1:
CGCGCATGGAGAGTTTGGGGGTGTGTTGACGTGACGTGAGTATCTGCCTGAGGCGCATCCCCCTGTAGGGTAAAGCGGGAGAGGGGACGCGACCCGCCGCCGACTAGACGCCGAGTTGCAAAATGCGCGAATGGGAAAGAGAAAAAATTTTCAGGCGCCAAACCCGGAGCCAGATCAGATCCAGGAAGTCGGGTCTCCTGACCGGACAGCGTCCGGCGGGTTTTCCAACCCGCCTGCCATCAGTGACCGGAGCGATTGCGTCATGCATCGGGATAGCGGTATGCGGGCCTGATGAGATTAGCCGCAAAAAGACGCAAAAGACTCAGAAGGGTGATGCAGGTTAACGCTATGTTTGATGGGGGTGGTGGTTTGTGGCGGGTAGGATTCGGAACATCCGTTCACTTAAGCCTCTTCAACGTGAGGTCACCCATCCTGGACCCTCTTGAGTTTTTTGCGTCTTTTTGCGGCTAACTTCATCCGGCCAGTACGCCGCTGTCGCGGTTCACTACGCCATCGCTTCGATTCGCAGACAGTCGGCGGGTAAGAAAACCCGCCGGACGCTGTCCGGTCAGGAGACCCGACTTCCTAAAACAAAAACGGCGCGAGTCACCCCGCGCCGCTTTCAAAGTTCAGGACCTTATCCCTCTCCCCCCTAGTGCTTCAACAGCCACTCCGTCGTGCGCGGGTTGAAGTCGCTCAGGCATTCCCAGTGGAAGGCATGGCCGGCGTTGTCATAGAGGTGCAGGTCTGCGCCGGGAATGCCGGCCGCCACTTCTTCGCTCATCCAGCGGGGCGTGAAGGCATCGTTCTTGCCGCCGATGACGAGCACGGGGCACTTGATGTTCTTCAGCTCATTGAGCGTGTTGTGATTCATCGCCGCGGCGGCCTGGGCTTCCATGGCGTGCACCGGTTGCGGAGCGGCGCCGATGGCAGTGCTCTTCAAGTCGTTCTGCATGTTGTTCCAGCAGTCGTCGTTGTCGAACCACGGCTTGGTGAAGATGAGCATCTGCACATACTGCATGAACACTTCCGGGCGCATCGTGGCCTTGCAGTTCATCAGGTGCTGCCAGGTGTAGAGGCCAAAGCGGTCCTGCCGCGCCCAGGTGCACATGAGGATGGCGCTCTGCACCTTGTCCGGATGGCGCAGGGCCAGTTGCTGTGCCACCACGCTGCCGAGTGAGCAGCCGACGACGCGGGCCTTCTTGATGCCCAGCTTGTCCATGAGACCCGCGTAGTCATCGGCCATCATCGCGGTGGTGTAAGGGCCTTCCGGTTTGTCGGTCGAGCCCACGCCGCGGTTGTCACCCAGGATGCAGCGGAAGTGCTTCTCCCATGCCTGCGCATGCGCCTCCCACACTGCGCCGGGTGCCGTGACGCCCATGATGCAGATCACCGGATCGCCGGAACCGCGTTCTTCATAGGCCATGTTGATACCGTTGGTCTGTACAATGGGCATGGGAGGGAGGGGAGTGAGGAGTTACGAGTTGGTGTTATGAGTTAAGAAAATGCCAGGAGTAGGCCAGCAGTCGTCGGTGGCCGATGCAGGGGGCTATATGAAACGAAGGGGGAGCGGGCTGCCAAGCGCAAAAAGTGCGTTGGAGGGAAAAACACCGGGGGACAGGGGAGTGCCGGCTACTTGGGATTCAACGCAGAGACACAGAGACGCAGAGGAACTTCGGAGACTGAAACTGAGGATACCGTTCTTGGTTCTTGGTTGGTTCAGAGCCTGCATCGTTAGCGGCGTGAACTCCGGAATCCCGCCTTCCGGACTCGCATTCCTCAGTCTCCGAAGTTCCTCTGCGTCTCCGTGTCTCTGCGTTGAAGCCAATGCACACGACCTCGCACCCCTAGGGGAAGGCCACCACAACCCGGGCTCATCAGCAGCCGGAAAGGCCCATGTTCATGATGATCCAGACATCAAGACTGATGGCGAAGATGGGTAGGAGCGCCATGGGCAGCCCGCGGATCATCGAGGTCCGCCATCCCATTCTTTTGCGAAACACTGTCGCCAGCAGACCAACCAGAAGAAGGACACCGTTGGCTATCGGTCCCCAAACCACGGCCATGAAGAAGGCGCCCCAGCTCCTGTCCGCCCAGGCCAGGCACAAGATGACGAGATTCACCAGTATTACGAGGATCACAAACGCCTTCACCACCCACTGCTTCTCAGGCAAAGGCATGGATGGCGTTGACATCCTGAACTGCGATCACAACCAAGAACCGCGCCCTCAATCCAAATACTTCGCATCAAACGGCCAGAACGTGCTCAGCGCATCATTCTGCACCCAGCCGCGGATCATCTGGCCGCTGTCCTTGCTGGAGGGGTCTCCGCTCCATGTCTCCACATAGGTCCATGCGCCCCGCTCCTCGAGCTTGCGTACCTGGCTGCCGGGAGGAAGGTCGATGACGCGGCCTGCGGTCGTGCTGGCGGCGGTGTAGGACTTGGCGTTCGGCGAGGTCACGATGGCGAGATCCTTCACCTGGTTGAAGGTCGGACGCAGTCTCCAGCCGATGATGCCCAGCGAACCGCCGACGAGGCCCAGCAGGATCAGCAGAAGGAAAAGCGTGCGCGCGGCCGCGGAGCGGAACACGAAGCACAGCACCGTGGAAAAGACGATGGCCCAAAGGGAGATCACCACGATGCGCATCCATTGCGGACGCGTTAGCAGCGAGGAGTATTGATCCCCCACGTGGTTGGCCGAGAAGGCGAGGTTCCCCGTTTTTCCACGGATGTGGGTGAGATTCTGCACCGTCTCCGGCGAGGGTGGGGGGAAGAGCGCCGCGCGCATGTACCACAGCGCCGCGCGTCCCAGGTCACCCTGGCGGTAGCGGGTGTGCCCCATGAGTTGGAAGAGCTGCGGGCTGACCTTGCCCTTATCCAGCGAATCCTTCAGCAGGGATTCGGAGAGGTACTGCGCCTTCTTGAAGTCACCTTTTTCAAAGGCCACGCGCGCATCTTCATAGCGCTTCGCCAGTTCCTCGGAGTTCTCCGTGTCCGCCGCAGGGGTGGCAGCCTGCAAGGCCGCGCCACCCCAGGCCAGCGGCAGGAGCACCAGTGCGGCGAGGAGACGGAGCCAGGTCTTCAGGGTCGACGGCATCGTGGAGGTGGATGCGGACTCGGGGCCAGATTCGGCAGCAGTGTAAAAAGAAACGCGCATGCGCATGATGATGCTCAGGACTTCGCCTTGCCCTCCGGTTCACTCTTGTCATCGGCCGCCTTTTCCTTCGGCGAATCTTCTGCCGCTGGGGTGGCCTCACTGGCGCTGGATTTTGCCGGAGGCGGTTCGGACAGTGACACGGATGAAGGTTCTGGCGCGGATGGAATGGCGGTGGCCGTGGCCGTAGATGCTGCCACCTCCGCATTCTCCTCCTTCGAGGCCGTGTCATCGCTCGTGCTCGCGCTTTCGTTCCCGCTTTCCTCCACGGTCTCTGTCGCCGCGGGTGGCGTCATGGTCACGGTGGAGGGCTCCGGCTGCGGTGCAGAAAATTCGCCATGCTTCAGCGCGTGCAGCACCTGCTGGCGCTCCTCACGCGACACTACCTGCGTGGCTTCCTCGCTCTGGCGCGAGTAGTTCAGTTCCTCCTGACGATGCAGGATGGCTGCTCCGGCACTGCCGCCGGCACCTGTCACGGCCATGTAGTGCACCGCACGCGAGTAGAATTCTCCGCGCGAGAGATGGCTGTCACTCAGGCTCTTCCACAGCCGGCGTGTGGGAGCCTCCGGGGAGTTTACGTGCGAGGTCCAGGCCATGGCACCCAGCTTCGCGGCGACGATGAGCAGCAGCGCTCCGGCGGCGATGCAGTTCGCCATGAGGAAGCGGCGGTCGTTCTGAAGTGGCAGGCTCGTGGCGAACCACGCGGCGCGGCGCGGCGTGATGGTCAGGATGTCGGTGAGCGCGGCTTTTACCGGCGGCACCTTCTCCTGCACTGCTGCCACCGAGCTGCTCTCACTGGCCGAGCTGGCAGCCGATGCGGGAGCCTCCGGGGTCGCGGCACCTTTCACCTTGATCGGCACCGCCTGGGTCTTCAGTACCACGTATTGTTTCTTCGCCGGGTTGAAGAAGGTGAATTCGAAGGGCGGGATTTCCTTCACCACCTTGTTCGGCAGCATGATCTGCGTGAAGCTCACGCGCTGGTCGCGTCCCCGCTGGACGAGCATGCTGTCATTGGGCTGGAATTTCCTCGCGGGATACAGCTTCCAGTTCTTCGGATCCGTCAGCGTGGGCACGGTCACGGAGTCGAAGTTCCCCGAGCCGCTGACCGTCAGTTCCACCGAGATGGGGTCGCCCACGTTCACCTCGAGCGGCTCCGCCACGAGGCTGATGGAGAACTCGCCCACGGCGCCGCTGAAAGTCCCCGGCTTGTTCTCCTTCGGCAGTGGCAGCACATTCAGCACGACCTCGCTGCTCTTCGCCTTGAACTTCCGCGTCTCCATCTGGTTGAAGTACTGCGGCGTGAAATTGTCCTGATTGGAGGACTGCACATCCACCAGCACCTCACAGGTGGCGGGTCCCAGCTTGAACTTGCCCGGCTTCAGCGCGGACACGGTGCTGTGGAAGACATTCGCCCGGTAGGGCACGCCGCCGATGCGCTGCACATTCTCCTCATCCGGCTGCAGGGGGAAGCGCTGCACCGCGAAGTTCTCCTTGGGCAGCTCAATCAAACCCGGACGGCGCAGCATGGTGCGACCGTGGATGTAGAGGTTCGCCGTGAGCGGCACCACTTCACCCTCGTAGAATTCGGTCTTCCCGGCTTCCAGGCTCAGGATGGGATCGAAGTCGGAGGAGGAGTTGTTCGGGTCATCCTTCACCACGAACTTGACCGCCTTCGTCGTGAAGATATCACCCCGGACCTCGATGTCCTGCGGCGGGATCATGTACGTGCCCTCGTTCTGCGCAGTGATCCTCCAGCTCATGGTCAGCGCCATCTGCACGCTGCCACCGATGGATACCGGCGCCTCACGATACTCCGCGGTGGGTTCCAGCAATTCCATGCCTTCCGGCAGGGAAGGGGGCGCATCCATCTTACTGGGCCGGCCATTGGCCACCGTGATGGTGAAGATGGCGGAGCCGCCCGGCGTGATCTGCGTAGGGCTGACCGACGCTGTGACCGAAGGCTGTGCCTGTGCGGACCCTGCGGCGGCGGCCAGCAGGCCCAGCATGACGAGCACACTCGACAGCAATGACAGGCCGTAGCGCGAAATGGAAGTGCCGGCGCTCGTGCTCGTGCTCATGCGCATCTCGCGCGATGCCCGCGCGAGCGTTGGGGTTTTTGGAAAAATGGAAAGAGACATCTCAACAAAACAAAGGGACCAAGCCTGGCGCACCAGAAGCTTCAATTAGTGACTCTCATGCCCTGCATACCGTTCACTGCTGACCACTGACCATTGACACTTTAATAATCCTTTCCCCCAAGGGCCCGCTCCCGCCGCATGAGATACTGGGTGGATTTCTGCTCATCCGAGTACATGCGCAGCATCGAGCGAGCTTCATAAGGGGTGTACCCGGTGCGGTCATTGCGCATGTGGTCGCCCTCGCCCTCGCCTTCTTTGCCGGGCTTCTCGTTCGGCTTGCTGCCCTGCTCACCAGCACGCAGCTCGCCTTCCAGAATCTCCTCTTGCCCCTCCTGCAGGGCGTCCGTGCGCTTGGGCTTTTTGTTCTCGTCGTTGCCGCCGTCCTGATCCTGCGGGGTCTTTTGTTCTCCTTCGCCCTCTTCTCCCTCGTCGTCGGGTTCGCCTTCACCCTTGCCCTGGCCTTTCTGTTTCTGCTTCTGCTTGCCCTTCTCGCCCTGTTGTTTCTGTTTCTCCTTCTGTTCGGCCAGCATGATCTTCACCTCGTCCAGACGCTTCTGCACGAGAGCGCGGTTCTCGGAGAGTTCCTTGTATTCGTCGGAATCCTTCTTCGCCAGACTCATCGCCGTATCGAAGTGGTCACGGGAATCCGTCCACGCCTTGATGGTGGCTTCCAGGTCGGACTTCAGCAGCACCTCGCCCTGGCTGTAGAGCGCCGTGGCCAGGCCTCGCAGTGAGGGCTTCTGCACACCGGGATTGTGGGACTTGAGTGCATCGCTGAAGGAGCGCACCGCCGTGTCATACTCCTTGAGCTGCAGCTCGGCGGCGCCCAGTCCGTAGTACAGCTCTCCCGCAGGGGCGACCAGCTCCTTGGACTGCAGCATCTTGGTGTAGGCTTCCTTCGCCTCCTTGTAGCGCTGTTCCTTGTAGTGATTCCGGGCCGTCTTCACCGCAGGAGCCACGGCTGCTTCCACGGAGGTCGGAGCGAGCGCGAACCAGCCGACGAGCAGCAGGGCGGCCACGGTGGCATGGGATGATGCCGTCAGTGGTGGCGGAGTCTGGTACGAGTGCTGGTGTTGATGCACCGTGGCCCGCGGATCCACCGGCAGTACCGCCGTGTGCACCGGCCTCAGGTAGGAGGGACGCAGCAACTGGGAAAGCATGATGCAGAATATACCCGCAAACAGCGGCCATTGATAGCGCTCAATGGGGCGGGAAAGGTGCTTGGACTTGTCATCGTGCCGGTCCAGGTTCGCCATGACCCGGTCCACAATGGTCTGGGTGAGGGGCTGGGAGGACAGCTCCACGTACTCGCCACCCGTGATGCGGGCTATCTCCCTCAAAAGCGCGGGTTCGAGCTTGGTTTTCACGATATTTCCATTCTCATCGCGAATGTAGCCGCCGTCGTTCAAGGGATTCGGGTCCGGAATCAGGGTGCCGTCCTGCGTGCCGACACCTACGGGCAGGATGATGATATTGAGGTCCGCCGCCTTCCTCGCGGCTTCCAGGGCGGCGTCATCTGTTTCCTGTCCGTCCGTGAAAATGACCAGTCCATGCCTCGTCCCACGCGACTTCTGGGCCGTCTCGACTGCGAGATTGATGGCCGATGCCACACTGCTGCCGCCTCGGGGAATGGTGGTGTGGTCCAGCGTCTGAAGCGTCTCCGTGAGGGCCTCCTGGTCGGTGGTGAGCGGCGCCTGCAGGAAGGCGCGACCGGCAAAGGCAATCACGCCCACGCGGTCGCCCTTCAATTTCTCCAAGAGGTCCTGCGCCGCCAACCGCGCGCGCTCCATGCGGGAGGGGGCAAGGTCCTCCGCCAGCATGGACTTGGAGGTGTCCATGGCGATCAGGATGTTCCGCCCGGACTGCTCGATGTCCTTTTCATCACGACCCAGCTGGGGCTGTGTGAGCGCAAGGATGAAAAATCCCACGCCCAGCACCAGCAGGCCGAAGTGGATGTTTGCCCAAATCACCGAGGCCCCTGCCATCAGCGTGGACCGCAACCGGGACGAAGACGCGAACCCCTCCAGCCCCTTCTTCGTCGCCAGATCCGCGAAGATCTTGAACAGCGCGATCACCGGCAGCAGGAAGAGCAGGTAAGCGAAGTTGGGGGATGCGAAGTTGAAGCTCACGGGAAAGGGAAAAGTCAGTGGTCAGGCGAGAAACATCAATCACGCGATCGCCGGCGCGGCCCTGCCGAACGTTTGCCGCCACAAAACATACGAGCTGCACAACGTGACCGCGGCAATGAGCCACCAGAAATGGACGTCCTGTGTCTCGACAACCTTCCGGCGGCGCACTTCTGTCTTCTCCAGGCCGTCGATGGTCTTGAACACGTGCTCCAGTCCGGCAAGGTCCTCCGCGCGGTAGAAGTTGCCCTGGCCGATGCGGGCCACTTCTTGCAGCGTATCCACATCGAACTCCTCACGACCGGAATCGATGATCTGCCCGTTCGGCAACTTGATGAGGTGGTGCCCCGGCGTGCCGATGGAGATGGTGTAGATGCGGATGCCGTTCGTGGCGGCGAGTTTCGCTGCCTCCTGCGGGCTCAGCTTGCCGGAGTTGTTCGCGCCGTCCGTGAGCAGCAGGATGACCTTGCTGGGGACCTTCTGCGGAATGAGGCGCAGCGCCGCCGTGGCAATGCCGGAGCCGATGGCGGTGCCGTTTTCCATGATGCCCGTCTGCACGCGGTCCATGTTGTCCAGCAGCCAGTCGTGATCCAGCGTGGGCGGATGCGGCGTGTACGGCGCCCCGGCGAAGGCCACGATGCCGATGCGGTCATTCGGCCTGCCCTTGATGAAATCCCGCAGCACGCGCTTCGCGGCCGCGAGGCGGTTCACCCGGGTGCCGCCGATGTAGAAGTCATCGATGAGCATGGAGAGGGACACGTCGCACGCCACCATGATGGCCAGGCCGTCCGTCTTCACCTCTTCGTAGGAAATCACCTTCTGAGGGCGGGCCATGGCGAAGATGGCGGCTGCCAGGCCGAAGTGCAGCAAGTTCAAGCCAAAGCCACCCATGCGGCTCCGCGTGTTCGAGCCCAGCCCGCGAAGCAGTGCCACTCCGGGGAACGCGATGGCCGGTGCCGCGCCGCGTCTCCCGCGCAGCACAATCAGCAGCGGAATCACCAGCAGCAGCAGCAGCCACCACGGATCATCAAACCGGTGATTTGGGAAAAAGGGAATGGGCATGACTACTCAGTCGGGAGGGGCCGCAGCGTTTCAGACTTGGGACCCGGTGAAGGGGAAGCGGATTCAGGCGCAGCGGTAGAAGAAGGGACAGCATCTTCCGCAGGTTGTTCAGCCGCCGGTGCAGATGGCGACGGCATGGGCGGCAGCGGTGGCGGCCCACTGGTAGGAATTACGAACGCAGGCTGTGCCATGAGCTTCTGCTCTTCGCGCAGGGCTTCCAGGGCTGTCTCCACCAGGGCCTCGCTATCCGCCACCGTCCGGGGGCGTGGCGCAAACTCGACCTGATCATAGAATACCGACACCGGCTCGAACCGATTCTTCAGCGGCACGCGCGTATCCAGCGCCGCGGAGTGGTAGAGCTCCTCCGTGGTGCGATAGGGTGCGGGCACGGCATACGACTGCTGCAGGTACATGCGGATGATGAGCGAGACATCATGCGCCACCTCGGAGGGGGACATCTCATGCACACGGGTGCGCAATGCCTCGAGCGACTCGATGGCCGTCTTCAACGGCGCATTTCGCAGGGATGGGGGGCGATGCCGCTTCGGCAGGAGGGCAAACCAAACGAGTGCTGCCACCAGCAGCAGGCCCACGACAATCCCACTCACCACCAGCCACCACGGCGTGAACATGCGCGAGGGGAAATCTGGCGAGGCAATGTCCGGATGCGGCAGCGGTACCGACTGCGTCGGCGTTCCCGGCGGCGGCGGAATCTGCGCCGGCAGTGCCGCAGGAGTCATCAACCAGCAGAGCAAAATCATCGCCAGCGCCAGCGCCCTCTGCACGAGTACACGCCCCCAAGGAGTGGGAGCATTCCTGCTCCCATTGGCATCATGCGTCTCCTGATGCTCCATCTCGCCAACACTCGAAACCATCATCCAATGATCGGGGGCACTCCTGCCCCCATGGGGATGAGCGGGGAGATCATCGGAGACCGTAGTCGCACAGCGGAGGGTATGCGTACTGGAGCTGTCACCCGAAATGGGAGCAGGAATGCTCCCACTCCTTGAAGGCGCATCCGCACGCGCAGCCCAAGAACCCTTCATCAAGGCCTCTTGTCTCTCTGCCATGCTATTTAACAGCACTCTCATCACTACTTACTGACTACTGTTTACTAACAACTAACTCCTAACCCATCACCCCACCTCACCTCCGCTTCCGCGATCGGAAATATGCTCGCAGGGCAGGCATGTAATCCGTGTTGGTCTGGATGGAGACGCGCTCCACGCGGTTCCTGCTGAGCATGGCGGACAGGTTGTCCTGCATGCCCTGCACACGCTGGTGATAGGTCTGCCGTACGAATGGGTCCGAGGTATTCACGACCACCTGCTCGCCCGTCTCGGGATCCTCCAGGCACATGCGCCCGACGCGCGGGAGCTGCAGCTCGCGGGGATCCAGCACCTGCACGGCCACCACATCATGCTTGGAGGCCGCAGCGCGCAGCGGCTTCTCCCACGCGCGATTGTCATAGCCCGTGAGGAAGTCCGAGATGATGAACACCAGAGCACGATGCGGGATGCGCTGCACGGTGAGGTCCAGCACCTGGGAGAAATCCGTGCCCACCCGGCGCGGCTGGTAGTTCAGGATCTCACGCACCACGCGCAGGGCCTGTGCGGAGCCTTTGCGCGGCGGCAGGTAGAACTCCACCTCACTGCTGAAGAGGGTCAGCCCCACCTTGTCGTGATTTTGCTGCGCGCTGAAGGCAAACACCGCGGCGATCTCCGCCATGCGCTCGCGCTTGCTGTCATCGCCGCTGCCGTAGTCACCGCTGCGGCTCACGTCCACCAGCAGCATGACGGACATCTCACGCTCCTCCACGTACTTGCGGATGTACGGTTCATTCATGCGCGCCGTGACATTCCAGTCGAGAAACCTCACGTCGTCCCCGGCCTGATATTCGCGGAAGTCATCGAACTCGATGCCCTGGCCCTTGAAGCGCGAGTGGTACTGGCCGCCGATGGTTTCCTTCACCAGCCCGCGGGTGATGAGCTCGATGCGCCGCACCCGTTTCAGGATGCGATTGACCCGCTCCTCGGCCACGGCGGAAGTCAGCCCGTTCCTCGCAGAGGGGCCGGGATGCTCATGAGCCGAAGCCGGGCCCATTCCCATGGGTAGCGGCGGAGGCCCGCCGGCGGGCGCGCGCCGTTTGCCTTTGAAGATGAGACTGCGCAGCCAGAAGCCGATGCCCAGCCCGACGAGCACCATGAGCGGCAGGGCAACGGCTTTTCCCAAATCGTGAAGCAGCTCAGCAATCATGGCGCGCGAAGGCGGGGCGGAAACGGAGGCAGGACGAATTAAACAGACGCCTCACGGCACCGGCAGCTTGTCGAGCAACTGCCGCACAATGTCATCCGTGGTCACGCCTTCCGCCTCGGCTTCATAGCTGAGCAGGATGCGGTGGCGCAGGATGTCCGGCGCGAGCGCCTTCACATCATGCGGCGTCACGTAGTCGCGGCTCTGCAGGAAGGCGTGGGCCTTGGATGCGAGTGCCAGATTGATGGTGCCGCGCGGAGACGCACCGCAGCGGATGAGGTTCCGCAGATGCGCGGTGACGCCCTCGGGATGTCGCGATGCATGGATGATGCTCACGATGTAGTCCTTCACCTTGTCATCCAGGTGGATGTCATTCACCAGCGAGCGGCTGTTGGCGATTTGCTGGATGGCAATCACGGGCTCGACCTCCAGGTTGGGCCGGGAAGTGGCCATGCGGTCCAGCACCAGGCGCTCCTCCTCCGGGGTGGGGTAGCCCACGCGCACCTTCAGGAGGAAGCGGTCGAGCTGCGCTTCCGGCAGCGTGTACGTGCCCTCCTGGTCGATGGGGTTCTGCGTGGCCAGCACGACAAAGGGATTCGGCAGCGTGTACGTGTCCGTGCCGATGGTCACCTGCCGCTCTTGCATGGCCTCCAGCAGGGCGCTCTGCACCTTGGCCGGCGCGCGGTTGATTTCGTCCGCCAGCACGAGGTTCGCAAAGACCGGGCCGAGACGCGGGCTGAAGGTGCCTTCACGCGGGTTGAAGACCATGGTGCCCACCACGTCCGCCGGCAGCAGGTCCGGCGTGAACTGGATGCGCTGGAAGCGCGCGTGGAGGCAGTTCGCCAGGGTGCGCACCGTGAGCGTCTTCGCCAGGCCGGGCACGCCCTCCAGGAGCACGTGACCATTCGTCAGCAGGCAGATCAGGAGGCGGTCCACCAGTTCCGTCTGGCCGACCAGCACCCGGGAAATCTCAGAGCGAAGGGGCTGCACCCAGGCTGAGGCAGCATGAATATCCTCAATCGTGACAGAAGCCTGGGGATGGGGGAGCGGGGGGGTTGCTACGGAATCCATGTGACGAATTGACAAAGGCTACAAAGACAACGCATCCCACGCGAGCGTTCGTTTTGGGAAATTCGGGGAAATGCATGATCTTCGCAAAAAAACCCCGGGATACTAAATCTTTGCGTCCGTCTTGATTCGACCGCCACCACCCCTGCGGATGCCGGAATGCGGTGCGACGGTGAGCGGTGCGGCAGTAGGACGGTGGTGACGTGAGCGTTGGGTGGCGAGGTTACGTCATGGGTAGCTTCCGGTTAACCGCAAAGGGGCAGAGCGGCAAAGGACGCAGAGGAGGGGAGGGTTTGGGTGGAGGGGTAGTGAGAGGAGCCCCGGCGTGGTGCGCCTCGATGCAGAGGAGGCAAAGACGCGCAGGTAGAAATTCTCCACCTGATGAGGCGTGTGCTGCATTTATGGAGGTTAGGCCTTCCGGCCTGACAGCGGGCGTTGGGTCTTCCGACCCGACAGCTGCGAATCACTCGGGACATGGCGCAAATCACAGGGACCATTCCTGTTAGCCGCAAGGGGCAGAGCGGCGAACGGAGGTTAGGCGTCCCGCCTGACGGTGGGCGTTAGGTCTCCGGCCTTTTGGCATGGTGATTCCACTCGGCAAAAGTTGCCATTGTCAGGCTGGAAGCCCAACGCCCACTGTAAAGCCAGCGGC
Protein-coding regions in this window:
- a CDS encoding VWA domain-containing protein — translated: MSFNFASPNFAYLLFLLPVIALFKIFADLATKKGLEGFASSSRLRSTLMAGASVIWANIHFGLLVLGVGFFILALTQPQLGRDEKDIEQSGRNILIAMDTSKSMLAEDLAPSRMERARLAAQDLLEKLKGDRVGVIAFAGRAFLQAPLTTDQEALTETLQTLDHTTIPRGGSSVASAINLAVETAQKSRGTRHGLVIFTDGQETDDAALEAARKAADLNIIILPVGVGTQDGTLIPDPNPLNDGGYIRDENGNIVKTKLEPALLREIARITGGEYVELSSQPLTQTIVDRVMANLDRHDDKSKHLSRPIERYQWPLFAGIFCIMLSQLLRPSYLRPVHTAVLPVDPRATVHQHQHSYQTPPPLTASSHATVAALLLVGWFALAPTSVEAAVAPAVKTARNHYKEQRYKEAKEAYTKMLQSKELVAPAGELYYGLGAAELQLKEYDTAVRSFSDALKSHNPGVQKPSLRGLATALYSQGEVLLKSDLEATIKAWTDSRDHFDTAMSLAKKDSDEYKELSENRALVQKRLDEVKIMLAEQKEKQKQQGEKGKQKQKQKGQGKGEGEPDDEGEEGEGEQKTPQDQDGGNDENKKPKRTDALQEGQEEILEGELRAGEQGSKPNEKPGKEGEGEGDHMRNDRTGYTPYEARSMLRMYSDEQKSTQYLMRRERALGGKDY
- a CDS encoding VWA domain-containing protein produces the protein MPIPFFPNHRFDDPWWLLLLLVIPLLIVLRGRRGAAPAIAFPGVALLRGLGSNTRSRMGGFGLNLLHFGLAAAIFAMARPQKVISYEEVKTDGLAIMVACDVSLSMLIDDFYIGGTRVNRLAAAKRVLRDFIKGRPNDRIGIVAFAGAPYTPHPPTLDHDWLLDNMDRVQTGIMENGTAIGSGIATAALRLIPQKVPSKVILLLTDGANNSGKLSPQEAAKLAATNGIRIYTISIGTPGHHLIKLPNGQIIDSGREEFDVDTLQEVARIGQGNFYRAEDLAGLEHVFKTIDGLEKTEVRRRKVVETQDVHFWWLIAAVTLCSSYVLWRQTFGRAAPAIA
- a CDS encoding SH3 domain-containing protein, coding for MPSTLKTWLRLLAALVLLPLAWGGAALQAATPAADTENSEELAKRYEDARVAFEKGDFKKAQYLSESLLKDSLDKGKVSPQLFQLMGHTRYRQGDLGRAALWYMRAALFPPPSPETVQNLTHIRGKTGNLAFSANHVGDQYSSLLTRPQWMRIVVISLWAIVFSTVLCFVFRSAAARTLFLLLILLGLVGGSLGIIGWRLRPTFNQVKDLAIVTSPNAKSYTAASTTAGRVIDLPPGSQVRKLEERGAWTYVETWSGDPSSKDSGQMIRGWVQNDALSTFWPFDAKYLD
- a CDS encoding alpha/beta hydrolase, whose translation is MPIVQTNGINMAYEERGSGDPVICIMGVTAPGAVWEAHAQAWEKHFRCILGDNRGVGSTDKPEGPYTTAMMADDYAGLMDKLGIKKARVVGCSLGSVVAQQLALRHPDKVQSAILMCTWARQDRFGLYTWQHLMNCKATMRPEVFMQYVQMLIFTKPWFDNDDCWNNMQNDLKSTAIGAAPQPVHAMEAQAAAAMNHNTLNELKNIKCPVLVIGGKNDAFTPRWMSEEVAAGIPGADLHLYDNAGHAFHWECLSDFNPRTTEWLLKH
- a CDS encoding MoxR family ATPase, with amino-acid sequence MDSVATPPLPHPQASVTIEDIHAASAWVQPLRSEISRVLVGQTELVDRLLICLLTNGHVLLEGVPGLAKTLTVRTLANCLHARFQRIQFTPDLLPADVVGTMVFNPREGTFSPRLGPVFANLVLADEINRAPAKVQSALLEAMQERQVTIGTDTYTLPNPFVVLATQNPIDQEGTYTLPEAQLDRFLLKVRVGYPTPEEERLVLDRMATSRPNLEVEPVIAIQQIANSRSLVNDIHLDDKVKDYIVSIIHASRHPEGVTAHLRNLIRCGASPRGTINLALASKAHAFLQSRDYVTPHDVKALAPDILRHRILLSYEAEAEGVTTDDIVRQLLDKLPVP
- a CDS encoding BatD family protein, which encodes MSTSTSAGTSISRYGLSLLSSVLVMLGLLAAAAGSAQAQPSVTASVSPTQITPGGSAIFTITVANGRPSKMDAPPSLPEGMELLEPTAEYREAPVSIGGSVQMALTMSWRITAQNEGTYMIPPQDIEVRGDIFTTKAVKFVVKDDPNNSSSDFDPILSLEAGKTEFYEGEVVPLTANLYIHGRTMLRRPGLIELPKENFAVQRFPLQPDEENVQRIGGVPYRANVFHSTVSALKPGKFKLGPATCEVLVDVQSSNQDNFTPQYFNQMETRKFKAKSSEVVLNVLPLPKENKPGTFSGAVGEFSISLVAEPLEVNVGDPISVELTVSGSGNFDSVTVPTLTDPKNWKLYPARKFQPNDSMLVQRGRDQRVSFTQIMLPNKVVKEIPPFEFTFFNPAKKQYVVLKTQAVPIKVKGAATPEAPASAASSASESSSVAAVQEKVPPVKAALTDILTITPRRAAWFATSLPLQNDRRFLMANCIAAGALLLIVAAKLGAMAWTSHVNSPEAPTRRLWKSLSDSHLSRGEFYSRAVHYMAVTGAGGSAGAAILHRQEELNYSRQSEEATQVVSREERQQVLHALKHGEFSAPQPEPSTVTMTPPAATETVEESGNESASTSDDTASKEENAEVAASTATATAIPSAPEPSSVSLSEPPPAKSSASEATPAAEDSPKEKAADDKSEPEGKAKS
- a CDS encoding DUF58 domain-containing protein, producing MIAELLHDLGKAVALPLMVLVGLGIGFWLRSLIFKGKRRAPAGGPPPLPMGMGPASAHEHPGPSARNGLTSAVAEERVNRILKRVRRIELITRGLVKETIGGQYHSRFKGQGIEFDDFREYQAGDDVRFLDWNVTARMNEPYIRKYVEEREMSVMLLVDVSRSGDYGSGDDSKRERMAEIAAVFAFSAQQNHDKVGLTLFSSEVEFYLPPRKGSAQALRVVREILNYQPRRVGTDFSQVLDLTVQRIPHRALVFIISDFLTGYDNRAWEKPLRAAASKHDVVAVQVLDPRELQLPRVGRMCLEDPETGEQVVVNTSDPFVRQTYHQRVQGMQDNLSAMLSRNRVERVSIQTNTDYMPALRAYFRSRKRR